One Paenibacillus sp. FSL H7-0737 DNA segment encodes these proteins:
- a CDS encoding 5'-deoxyadenosine deaminase, with translation MGNILIKDAEIITMNKQEEIIVGDVRIKDDIIVEIGIGLIPQGDEKVIDATNRTLIPGFVQTHIHLCQTLFRGKGDDLELMDWLRKRIWPLEAAHDEESLYYSAMLGIGELISSGTTTIVDMETVHHTDYAFQAIAKSGIRALSGKVMMDQKGGDVPEALQEDTASSLQESVDLLEKWNGYGNGRIQYAFSPRFVISCTEPLLTEVRDLSARYDVKVHTHASENLGEIEIVQAMTGMRNIVYLDHLGLANERLILAHCVWLDVEERRILRDRGVHVSHCPGSNLKLASGIADTPGMLHDHVSLSLGADGAPCNNNLDMFNEMRLAAIIQKPQYGPTTMDARSVFRMATIGGAKAVGMEDKIGSIEVGKKADLVLLNLFNFHTFPSYDVDPISRIVYSATRADVETTIIDGEIVMERGLLKTVDKEIVLNEANRSIKRLLKHTSIV, from the coding sequence ATGGGGAACATTCTGATCAAAGATGCTGAGATCATTACAATGAACAAACAGGAGGAAATTATTGTCGGGGATGTTCGAATTAAGGATGATATCATCGTAGAAATCGGCATTGGTCTGATCCCGCAGGGAGACGAAAAGGTCATCGATGCCACGAACCGTACGTTAATTCCCGGTTTTGTTCAGACGCATATTCATTTATGCCAGACGTTATTCCGTGGGAAGGGAGATGATCTGGAGCTTATGGACTGGCTGCGTAAACGGATTTGGCCGTTAGAGGCAGCGCATGATGAGGAATCCCTTTATTATTCGGCGATGCTCGGTATTGGAGAACTGATTTCCAGCGGAACCACTACGATTGTTGATATGGAGACTGTTCACCATACGGACTATGCTTTTCAGGCCATTGCTAAAAGTGGAATACGTGCTTTGTCCGGTAAGGTGATGATGGATCAAAAAGGAGGAGATGTGCCTGAAGCACTGCAGGAGGATACCGCTTCTTCTTTACAGGAAAGTGTGGATTTGCTTGAAAAATGGAATGGCTATGGCAATGGAAGGATTCAATATGCGTTCTCTCCGCGTTTTGTAATATCCTGCACCGAACCCTTGTTAACCGAGGTACGAGATCTCTCCGCAAGGTATGATGTGAAGGTGCACACCCATGCTTCTGAGAATTTAGGGGAGATTGAGATTGTACAGGCGATGACCGGGATGCGTAACATCGTCTATCTGGACCATCTAGGATTAGCTAATGAGCGCTTAATACTGGCGCATTGTGTATGGCTGGATGTTGAGGAGCGGCGCATATTGCGGGATCGTGGAGTTCATGTAAGTCATTGCCCTGGCTCAAATCTGAAACTAGCGTCTGGAATTGCTGATACACCGGGGATGCTCCATGATCATGTGTCACTAAGTCTGGGTGCTGACGGTGCACCGTGTAATAACAATCTGGATATGTTTAATGAAATGCGGCTCGCAGCAATTATTCAGAAGCCTCAATATGGACCTACGACGATGGATGCCCGCAGTGTATTTCGTATGGCAACTATAGGTGGGGCAAAAGCGGTAGGGATGGAAGATAAGATCGGTAGTATCGAGGTGGGTAAAAAAGCAGACCTAGTGCTCCTGAATCTCTTCAATTTCCATACCTTCCCCTCCTATGACGTAGATCCCATCTCTAGAATTGTATATTCAGCTACCCGGGCGGATGTGGAAACCACGATTATCGACGGAGAGATCGTGATGGAAAGGGGTCTGCTGAAGACTGTAGATAAAGAGATTGTTCTGAATGAAGCTAACCGTTCTATTAAAAGATTGCTTAAGCATACTTCGATCGTCTGA
- a CDS encoding DL-endopeptidase inhibitor IseA family protein, which yields MPTISQTPNELQAFIAAAEKVWFEVYDSADSRRVIRVDGADYYRLPVRFSTRAKVISYFRKYWGITMSNTMICNLKTVSRNNRLYVISGDTGTIAFIPRRLTVTGRTSTRIRLTAVLSIDDMSDEDIVNVRYLIGVSGRRLLILNRDQKNTDTRYQTCR from the coding sequence ATGCCAACAATTTCTCAAACCCCAAATGAGTTGCAAGCATTCATCGCCGCTGCTGAAAAAGTATGGTTCGAGGTCTACGATTCTGCCGATTCTCGTAGAGTGATCCGCGTTGATGGCGCCGATTATTATCGTCTGCCGGTTAGATTCAGTACCAGAGCTAAGGTTATTTCGTATTTTCGAAAGTACTGGGGCATTACAATGAGCAACACCATGATCTGTAATTTAAAAACCGTTTCTAGAAACAACAGGCTTTATGTAATATCGGGAGATACAGGAACCATTGCTTTTATCCCAAGAAGACTCACCGTTACGGGTCGCACATCAACAAGAATACGCCTTACAGCAGTTCTGTCCATTGATGATATGAGCGATGAAGATATCGTTAACGTTCGTTACCTGATCGGCGTATCCGGTAGAAGGCTTCTTATCCTTAACCGGGATCAAAAAAATACCGATACTCGATATCAGACATGCCGTTAA
- a CDS encoding GNAT family N-acetyltransferase, translating into MQVGNGIRKARQDEIEEIMELISKCVQVMQAAGSDQWDESYPNKEIIELDIAQGTLYVCEEDQAIAGILVLDENASEEYKKIEWKQNQGPHLIMHRLAVHPHIQGKGIATRLIAFAEDYAARNGYTSIRLDTYAKNTRALEIYPRLGYDHRGEVGFPNRTANFPVFEKVLKPEHS; encoded by the coding sequence ATGCAAGTAGGAAATGGAATCAGAAAAGCTAGACAGGATGAGATCGAAGAGATCATGGAATTGATCTCAAAATGTGTACAAGTTATGCAGGCCGCTGGAAGCGACCAGTGGGATGAGAGCTATCCGAATAAAGAGATTATCGAACTGGATATCGCACAGGGTACCTTATATGTATGTGAAGAAGATCAAGCTATCGCGGGTATTCTTGTACTGGATGAGAATGCTTCTGAGGAATATAAGAAGATCGAGTGGAAGCAAAATCAAGGGCCACATCTGATTATGCATCGTTTAGCAGTTCATCCACATATTCAGGGAAAAGGGATTGCGACTAGGCTAATTGCTTTCGCGGAGGATTACGCAGCGCGTAATGGTTACACAAGTATTCGGCTGGATACTTATGCGAAGAATACTAGAGCATTGGAAATCTATCCTCGCCTTGGTTATGACCATAGAGGTGAAGTGGGTTTTCCGAACCGCACGGCGAACTTTCCAGTATTCGAGAAGGTGCTGAAACCGGAACATAGTTAG
- a CDS encoding glycosyl hydrolase family 8 — protein sequence MQKKGHLKRRLHQSISLLLVLILLPFQIANAAPAPDAVGSDSITGVKTIAEWVFDEAAENVGVISATYGIYETASTFRNVGGVFEDVDVSKKAISYQGWDNGNGKKYWLATVSTTGFEKITLSSEQNSSGSGPRDFKVQTSVDRQTWEDVSNTNLKMAVSSFDCPGDTCRLVNTPLPNSNDREILYIRWIVSSDSNTRGNDEGIGGSGSSRIRNIKVSGEPIPGKEPVIPTVDLVQQPSDGSGNVSPEAPVEIKFNKAIALDPGYAVRFADENDQPVDGVTLEVLNRDTLRINHPPLTYGKSYTVTIPKELIKGADLVPLVREVSWSFGVQDSPLAPKSINMTFNGDPKTSIALAWYTDAMTDTVVQVIEASKVMGNIFPENGALTYQGEAEEIETFMSKSDRSTNHKTKFISHKVIADQLQPGTAYKFRAGNGKSGDWSSIGSFTTDAAGHQPFRFIAGSDSQASSKSDFEPWGDTFRKAVDYIGDPKFLISAGDLVDNGDLEEQWQWMLGAAQNQLLQVPYVPVLGGHEVMDYDGDETTPNNNFYNHFNLPKQVVADTHEGSVYSFEYGDALYLVFNSQYSGALAENGKDVEWADDQFWDQVAWMKSTVARSDKKWKFVTFHKSPYAAGDNSAQWEDDRVQFYKKYLIPAFDEMGIDMVFEAHDHMYMRSFQMYNDEVIPKEKLTFDGEGNALNPKGTVYLMSNAFGNKFYYKNNQYELDENGEPREIQDENGNPVPYDDYFAAIDEQPEKKMFTDVSITDRVLSFTAYTAAVADENQPDTVGDGLKAYDKYGIKRTDTKPDPAEAVKVKLNGSKAVLTWSAPSASTEPVRGFRIYEKNDKVKTHWSIYVPAAEGQTEYTYTVDDINPEKKYEFIVKAVGTRINSDPVEVSTIEGPSESEPPSAPSDLKGTAVSPYQINLKWTASAGNIQAAGYNVYRNGSKVGTTKEISYGDTGLTPDTAYSYTVKAYNAEEKESLASNTVQVKTKPSSTGEGVHKAFPQHTSYVAGSIKPNHLTQAQLDATVGRLYNEWKTKYLKQNPYQSDQYYVWYSDGDWFENNEITVSEAHGYGMLITALLAGHDPEAKKYFDGMYRYFRAHPSEINPDLMAWQQADTGTEIIDINGVDSATDGDMDIAYALLLADSQWGSSGEINYLSQAKKVINAIMKSDVNHSEWTLKLADWVSDNDSMFGNATRPSDFMLQHLKDFKNVSGDPNWDRVTDKTYNIINSLYENYSPKAGLLPDFVFKDDTDGQYKPVSQKIWDTPDGYFLESENDGDYNYNSSRIPWRISTDYLLTGDNRAKEQLSTLNRWIRAKADNDPAKILAGYKLDGTEAINDYADTSFSAPMMVSAMIDSSNQEWLNKLWDYNAAFSTEDDLYFGNNLRLLSMIVASGNWWTPTIVDTEAPMEPTIERAEAVSSSAIDLKWTPSTDNLGVTGYRIYRNDVEIKTLEATEYRDSGLSADTQYKYYIIAVDAAGNTSKISNVRIVSTLKASGNGGSGSGGGGNPTPTPTPAAPKPSEGPSTTPAPTPELQPKKSVFSDIGSHLWAKEAIEALAAKGIVQGTSSTFFEPGAKMKRADFILLLVRAFDLKAGFEVSFADADQDAYYYEALGIAKQLGIASGVGGNRFNPGAEIFRQDMMVFIVRALQKSGKLAETGSISDLGKFADASKVADYAVKAAAVLVREGIALGDGKLLHPTEAATRAETAVLIYRIINKYY from the coding sequence GTGCAAAAGAAGGGTCATTTGAAAAGAAGGCTGCACCAATCCATTTCTTTGTTGCTCGTGCTTATACTGCTGCCATTCCAGATTGCAAATGCTGCACCAGCACCAGATGCTGTCGGTTCAGATTCAATAACCGGTGTAAAGACGATTGCCGAATGGGTGTTTGATGAGGCCGCTGAAAATGTGGGGGTAATCTCGGCTACATACGGCATCTATGAGACAGCTTCTACTTTTCGCAATGTAGGCGGTGTGTTCGAGGATGTGGATGTAAGCAAGAAAGCGATCAGCTATCAGGGCTGGGACAATGGAAACGGGAAAAAGTATTGGCTTGCTACCGTGTCTACAACCGGGTTTGAGAAGATCACCTTATCCTCTGAGCAAAATTCATCCGGGTCAGGTCCGCGTGATTTTAAAGTGCAGACGAGTGTAGACCGACAAACGTGGGAGGATGTGTCGAATACGAATCTTAAAATGGCCGTCTCCAGTTTTGATTGCCCGGGAGATACCTGCAGATTGGTGAATACTCCCCTTCCGAACAGCAATGATCGGGAAATATTATATATTCGCTGGATCGTCAGCTCCGATAGCAACACCAGGGGGAATGATGAGGGCATAGGGGGTTCAGGTTCCAGTAGAATCCGAAATATCAAGGTGTCCGGCGAGCCGATCCCGGGGAAAGAACCTGTCATTCCTACCGTAGATCTTGTCCAGCAGCCTTCAGACGGTTCTGGAAATGTATCTCCCGAAGCTCCCGTTGAAATCAAATTCAACAAGGCCATTGCCCTTGATCCGGGTTATGCTGTCCGATTTGCCGATGAGAACGATCAACCGGTTGATGGGGTTACACTTGAAGTCTTAAACAGAGATACTTTGCGGATAAACCATCCTCCGTTGACTTATGGGAAGTCTTACACGGTAACTATACCCAAGGAGCTTATCAAGGGGGCAGATCTTGTGCCGCTAGTTCGGGAAGTTTCCTGGAGTTTTGGCGTTCAGGATTCGCCTCTTGCTCCAAAATCCATCAATATGACATTTAACGGAGATCCAAAGACGAGCATTGCTTTGGCCTGGTACACGGATGCAATGACGGATACCGTGGTACAGGTTATAGAAGCCTCAAAGGTTATGGGGAACATTTTCCCGGAGAACGGGGCTTTGACTTATCAGGGAGAGGCCGAAGAAATTGAGACCTTTATGAGTAAAAGCGACAGAAGTACGAACCATAAAACGAAATTTATTAGTCATAAAGTCATTGCAGACCAGCTTCAACCGGGAACAGCTTACAAATTTCGGGCAGGTAACGGCAAATCAGGTGATTGGAGCTCTATCGGCTCGTTCACTACCGATGCTGCCGGCCACCAGCCTTTCCGTTTTATCGCCGGTTCCGATTCACAGGCTTCCAGCAAGTCTGACTTTGAGCCTTGGGGTGATACTTTCCGGAAAGCAGTTGATTATATAGGCGACCCTAAATTCCTGATCAGCGCCGGAGATCTGGTGGATAACGGTGATTTGGAGGAGCAGTGGCAATGGATGCTCGGAGCAGCTCAGAATCAATTGCTGCAAGTGCCATATGTGCCTGTACTTGGCGGTCATGAGGTCATGGATTATGACGGAGACGAGACGACACCGAATAACAACTTCTACAACCATTTCAACTTGCCGAAACAGGTTGTTGCGGATACCCATGAAGGCTCTGTGTATTCTTTTGAATACGGTGATGCACTCTATCTTGTCTTCAATTCGCAGTATTCGGGGGCACTTGCAGAGAATGGGAAAGATGTGGAATGGGCGGATGACCAATTCTGGGACCAAGTGGCCTGGATGAAGAGTACGGTCGCCCGCAGCGACAAGAAGTGGAAGTTTGTTACTTTTCACAAAAGCCCCTATGCAGCAGGCGACAACTCTGCACAATGGGAAGACGATCGCGTCCAGTTTTACAAGAAATACCTGATTCCTGCCTTTGACGAGATGGGCATCGATATGGTGTTCGAGGCCCATGATCATATGTATATGAGATCCTTCCAAATGTACAATGATGAAGTTATTCCCAAGGAGAAGCTGACATTTGATGGAGAGGGCAATGCGCTCAACCCCAAAGGCACGGTCTATCTTATGTCTAATGCATTCGGAAATAAATTCTATTATAAGAACAATCAATATGAACTGGATGAGAATGGAGAACCCCGCGAGATTCAGGACGAAAACGGGAATCCGGTTCCTTATGATGATTACTTTGCAGCCATCGACGAACAGCCGGAGAAGAAGATGTTTACGGATGTTTCCATCACAGACCGAGTGCTTTCCTTTACAGCATATACCGCAGCCGTAGCGGATGAGAATCAGCCGGACACCGTTGGCGACGGCCTAAAAGCATATGACAAATATGGGATCAAGCGAACGGACACCAAACCGGACCCGGCGGAAGCGGTGAAGGTGAAATTGAACGGCAGCAAGGCGGTTCTGACCTGGAGTGCACCTTCCGCAAGTACAGAACCTGTAAGAGGATTCCGGATTTATGAGAAGAATGACAAGGTGAAGACACACTGGAGTATATATGTGCCAGCAGCGGAAGGTCAAACGGAATACACCTACACGGTAGATGATATCAATCCTGAGAAAAAATATGAATTTATTGTCAAAGCGGTCGGCACAAGAATCAATTCAGATCCGGTCGAAGTCAGTACAATCGAAGGTCCAAGCGAGTCGGAGCCGCCTTCAGCACCTTCAGATTTAAAAGGAACTGCGGTTTCTCCTTACCAAATCAACTTGAAATGGACGGCATCGGCCGGCAATATTCAGGCAGCGGGCTACAACGTATACCGCAACGGCAGCAAGGTCGGCACGACGAAGGAAATATCCTACGGCGATACCGGGTTAACTCCGGATACGGCCTATAGTTATACTGTGAAGGCCTATAATGCAGAAGAGAAGGAATCGCTGGCGAGCAATACCGTTCAAGTAAAGACCAAACCTTCATCCACTGGAGAGGGTGTCCATAAGGCATTTCCGCAGCATACGTCTTATGTGGCCGGCTCCATTAAGCCGAATCACTTGACTCAGGCCCAACTAGACGCTACGGTGGGCAGATTATATAACGAGTGGAAAACAAAATATCTGAAACAAAATCCATATCAGTCAGACCAGTATTACGTGTGGTATAGCGACGGAGATTGGTTTGAGAATAACGAGATTACAGTTTCAGAAGCGCATGGCTACGGAATGCTGATTACCGCTTTGCTCGCGGGTCATGATCCGGAGGCTAAGAAGTATTTTGACGGGATGTATCGCTATTTCAGAGCACATCCAAGTGAAATCAATCCCGATTTAATGGCATGGCAGCAAGCGGATACCGGCACCGAAATTATTGATATCAATGGTGTGGATTCGGCAACCGACGGCGATATGGATATTGCTTACGCTCTTCTGCTTGCCGACAGCCAATGGGGCAGCAGCGGGGAAATTAACTACTTGTCCCAGGCCAAAAAGGTAATCAACGCTATTATGAAAAGCGATGTCAACCATTCCGAGTGGACATTGAAATTGGCGGATTGGGTCAGTGACAATGATTCCATGTTCGGCAATGCTACACGTCCTTCCGATTTTATGCTGCAGCATCTGAAAGATTTTAAAAATGTATCCGGAGACCCCAATTGGGATCGTGTTACCGATAAGACCTACAACATCATTAATAGTCTGTATGAAAATTACAGTCCCAAAGCCGGTTTGTTGCCGGATTTTGTATTCAAGGATGATACGGATGGGCAATACAAACCGGTAAGCCAGAAAATATGGGATACCCCGGATGGATACTTCCTGGAATCGGAAAATGACGGGGATTACAACTACAACTCTTCCCGTATTCCCTGGCGGATAAGTACGGATTATCTCCTGACAGGTGATAACCGGGCTAAAGAGCAGCTCAGCACGCTGAACCGCTGGATTCGGGCCAAGGCGGATAATGATCCGGCCAAGATCCTTGCGGGATATAAGCTGGACGGCACAGAAGCAATCAATGATTATGCAGACACTTCCTTCTCCGCACCGATGATGGTCAGCGCCATGATCGATTCATCCAATCAGGAGTGGCTGAATAAATTATGGGATTATAATGCGGCGTTTTCTACCGAAGACGATTTATATTTTGGCAATAATCTGCGTCTGCTCAGCATGATTGTGGCATCCGGCAACTGGTGGACACCAACCATCGTTGATACTGAGGCTCCCATGGAACCAACAATAGAGAGAGCGGAAGCGGTATCCAGCTCTGCCATTGATCTAAAATGGACACCTTCCACGGATAATTTGGGAGTAACGGGATACAGGATTTACCGCAATGACGTTGAAATCAAGACCCTGGAGGCAACAGAATACAGAGATAGCGGTTTATCTGCGGATACCCAGTACAAATACTATATTATAGCTGTTGATGCAGCAGGAAATACGTCCAAGATAAGCAATGTGAGAATCGTATCTACATTAAAGGCCAGCGGGAACGGTGGCTCGGGCAGCGGTGGAGGTGGTAACCCGACTCCAACGCCAACGCCGGCAGCTCCGAAGCCAAGTGAAGGTCCGTCGACAACACCGGCACCAACACCGGAACTGCAGCCAAAGAAATCTGTTTTCAGTGATATCGGCAGTCATTTGTGGGCCAAAGAGGCTATTGAAGCTCTGGCGGCTAAAGGAATCGTTCAGGGGACGTCGAGTACTTTCTTTGAACCGGGCGCCAAGATGAAAAGAGCGGACTTTATATTGCTTCTGGTCAGAGCGTTTGATTTAAAGGCTGGGTTTGAAGTGAGCTTTGCGGATGCCGATCAGGACGCATACTATTATGAAGCGCTGGGAATAGCCAAACAATTGGGCATTGCCAGCGGAGTTGGCGGCAACAGGTTCAATCCGGGAGCAGAGATTTTCCGGCAGGATATGATGGTATTCATCGTAAGAGCATTGCAGAAGTCAGGAAAATTAGCGGAGACCGGTTCCATCTCCGACCTTGGCAAATTTGCGGATGCCTCCAAAGTGGCTGATTATGCCGTAAAGGCAGCAGCCGTACTGGTCAGGGAGGGCATTGCCCTTGGTGACGGGAAATTGCTCCATCCAACGGAAGCTGCAACCCGCGCCGAAACGGCGGTTCTCATTTACAGAATCATCAATAAATATTATTAA
- a CDS encoding AraC family transcriptional regulator, translating to MTPLEINFYKSDPFHISREKKNVSSMPSNHYHDAYEILYLVSGELYYFIEDRTFQIVSGVLLFINANDLHRLINVNGTMYERVTLLFKREFLRDFFADSPLPCDLFSCFHSRSNAIKLSGNDQIFVENLFSKLIHEDTKRPPNFDYYRKILLMELLIFIQRKKLPDQNEHFVETNRTHKKISQIIHFINGNFAEPLSLEYISDRFSISTSHLSRTFKDTTGFTFSEYVNNTRLKEARSLLQDSKLTVSEIAERAGFGNLTHFGRVFKTMTGTSPLKYRKQNRVDEDNISTQA from the coding sequence ATGACACCCCTGGAAATCAACTTCTATAAGTCTGATCCCTTTCACATTAGCCGAGAGAAAAAAAATGTCTCAAGTATGCCTTCAAATCATTATCACGATGCTTATGAAATTCTCTACTTAGTGTCTGGAGAGCTGTACTATTTTATAGAAGACCGAACCTTTCAAATCGTCAGCGGGGTTTTATTGTTCATTAACGCTAATGACCTGCACAGACTAATTAATGTAAATGGTACGATGTACGAAAGAGTTACTTTATTGTTTAAAAGGGAGTTCCTTCGCGACTTTTTTGCGGACAGCCCTCTTCCATGCGACCTCTTCTCCTGCTTTCACTCCAGATCAAATGCGATCAAGTTAAGCGGCAACGACCAGATCTTTGTCGAGAATCTTTTTAGCAAATTGATTCATGAAGACACCAAGAGACCTCCAAATTTCGACTACTATCGGAAAATCCTGTTGATGGAGCTGCTGATCTTCATCCAACGAAAAAAGCTTCCGGATCAAAACGAGCATTTTGTAGAAACGAACCGGACCCATAAGAAAATTTCCCAAATCATCCATTTCATCAACGGTAACTTCGCTGAGCCTCTGTCTCTGGAATACATATCGGACAGGTTCTCCATAAGCACCTCCCATTTAAGCCGAACGTTCAAGGACACAACCGGTTTTACTTTCAGCGAATATGTAAATAACACCCGCCTCAAAGAAGCCCGCTCTCTGCTGCAGGACTCCAAATTAACCGTTTCGGAAATCGCTGAGCGTGCAGGATTTGGTAACCTGACCCATTTTGGAAGAGTATTTAAAACCATGACCGGAACCTCACCGCTCAAATACCGCAAACAGAACCGGGTTGATGAAGATAATATCTCTACGCAAGCTTGA
- a CDS encoding sugar phosphate nucleotidyltransferase, translating to MKGVILAGGTGSRLQPLTRLMNKHLLPVGKYPMVCYGIDRLRRGGITDILLVISKQSAGLYTDFLGSGAAFGVSLTYKIQEAAGGIAEALDLAEGFIFPGERFVVLLGDNLFMDDLTPYVESYLRQPEGTAKVLLKPVDDARRYGVPVFDSQDSAWIAYIEEKPEHPKTKFCVTGIYMYDEAVFDIIRQVSPSKRGELEITDVNNIYAANRRLSYDVLKDWWSDAGTFQSLREAGEKLKDALP from the coding sequence GTGAAAGGAGTCATACTGGCGGGCGGAACAGGATCCAGACTTCAACCGCTGACCCGGCTTATGAACAAACATTTGCTTCCGGTCGGCAAATATCCTATGGTCTGTTACGGCATAGATCGGCTTCGCCGGGGAGGGATTACCGACATTCTTCTGGTCATCAGTAAGCAATCTGCTGGTCTGTATACGGATTTTTTAGGCAGCGGTGCAGCATTTGGTGTATCTCTGACTTATAAGATTCAGGAAGCTGCTGGAGGCATTGCAGAGGCTCTCGATTTAGCAGAAGGATTCATTTTCCCTGGGGAACGGTTTGTCGTATTGCTTGGTGATAATCTGTTTATGGATGATCTGACACCTTACGTGGAGAGCTATCTCCGGCAGCCTGAAGGTACAGCCAAGGTATTGCTGAAGCCGGTGGACGACGCACGTAGATACGGTGTTCCCGTGTTCGATAGTCAAGATTCCGCATGGATTGCTTATATCGAAGAGAAACCTGAGCATCCCAAGACCAAATTTTGCGTAACAGGTATTTATATGTACGATGAAGCTGTGTTTGACATCATCCGCCAAGTATCCCCTTCCAAGAGGGGGGAACTGGAGATTACCGATGTAAATAATATATATGCTGCTAACCGCAGGCTCAGCTATGATGTTCTCAAGGATTGGTGGAGCGATGCGGGGACGTTCCAGTCTCTGCGGGAGGCGGGAGAGAAGCTGAAGGATGCACTGCCATAA
- a CDS encoding glycosyltransferase family 2 protein codes for MTMTSIIIPTYNALPLLRSCVESIRAYTPLPYEIIVVDNASSDGTDAYCRANRITFISLPENRGFPSACNLGLLLASGDELLLLNNDVVVSHRWLTNLKRSLYSAPEVGIVGPVTNYASGRQQVKTDYESLLDFHKAAEITNRSNPQKWLETKRLVGLCFLFKRELLTSVGLLDERYSPGHYEDDDYCYRARLKGYRLLIAGDCLVHHEGSASFKQVYHTGLQELVERNRKLFMNKWNVDPTSFI; via the coding sequence ATGACGATGACTAGTATTATTATTCCGACCTACAACGCGTTACCACTGCTGCGGTCCTGTGTGGAATCGATACGTGCGTATACTCCACTGCCTTACGAGATCATCGTTGTAGATAATGCTTCATCAGATGGAACGGATGCCTATTGCCGCGCGAATCGTATAACGTTTATTTCATTGCCTGAGAATCGAGGCTTTCCATCCGCCTGCAATTTGGGTCTACTGCTAGCATCAGGGGATGAATTGTTACTGCTGAATAATGATGTGGTGGTTTCCCATAGATGGTTAACTAATCTGAAGAGATCGCTATATAGTGCTCCTGAAGTTGGTATTGTTGGGCCAGTGACAAACTATGCGAGTGGACGTCAACAGGTGAAGACTGATTATGAAAGTCTGTTAGATTTTCATAAGGCTGCAGAGATAACTAACCGTTCCAATCCTCAAAAATGGTTGGAGACTAAACGTTTGGTAGGATTATGTTTTTTATTCAAAAGAGAGCTACTTACTTCCGTAGGTCTGTTGGATGAGAGATACTCACCTGGACATTACGAGGATGATGACTATTGTTATCGCGCCAGGCTAAAGGGATACCGATTGCTCATCGCAGGGGATTGCCTTGTACACCATGAAGGAAGTGCGAGCTTCAAGCAGGTATATCACACCGGGCTGCAGGAGCTGGTGGAACGAAATCGTAAGCTTTTTATGAACAAATGGAATGTGGATCCAACGAGTTTCATATAA
- a CDS encoding glycosyltransferase family 2 protein, which translates to MMVALLQVSGSSAVRRGTATRTVKKRSASSQAKTTLAPRQRVANRSVKRGIPTARPPILSRQSKVGRELLNLPSLRGTLSVIISARNEEQTLGRLLQQVSLLGPTEIIVVLNGCSDSSFPISRQHRQAIVVHCPESVGHDVGRAIGAKLSRGDILLFLDGDMVIPASQLGLFTAAVDGGIDVALNDLDPLMPSFGLCDDVTRSKLFLNYALGRYDLGVSSMTAVPHALSRRALETIGYRELIVPPKAQARSVLEKLRVEKVGTVNVIKHNRLRQANIGAGNAVEKLIIGDHAEALLEVLSRRDDGGLLNSETQREYRRQVAAWRNRI; encoded by the coding sequence ATGATGGTTGCTCTGTTACAAGTATCTGGTAGCTCTGCCGTTCGACGAGGAACAGCAACTCGTACGGTAAAGAAACGTTCAGCATCTAGTCAGGCCAAAACAACACTGGCACCCCGCCAAAGGGTAGCGAATCGTTCGGTAAAAAGAGGCATCCCTACCGCTCGGCCACCGATTCTGTCTCGGCAATCAAAGGTAGGTCGCGAATTGCTGAATTTACCGAGCTTACGTGGGACCTTGTCAGTTATTATCTCCGCGCGTAACGAGGAGCAGACCTTGGGACGTCTGCTGCAACAGGTATCGCTCTTGGGACCTACTGAAATTATCGTCGTGCTTAACGGTTGCAGCGATAGCAGCTTTCCCATTTCCAGACAACATCGTCAAGCTATAGTTGTGCATTGTCCGGAGTCAGTTGGACATGATGTAGGGCGGGCTATTGGTGCGAAGCTGAGTCGAGGAGATATTCTGCTCTTCCTGGACGGAGATATGGTTATCCCTGCATCTCAGCTCGGATTATTCACAGCTGCTGTAGATGGTGGAATTGACGTGGCTCTTAATGATTTGGATCCACTGATGCCTTCTTTTGGATTATGCGATGATGTTACTCGCAGCAAGCTGTTTCTGAATTATGCTCTTGGACGGTACGATCTCGGAGTTAGCTCTATGACGGCTGTCCCTCACGCGCTTTCCCGGAGAGCACTTGAGACTATAGGCTACCGTGAATTAATAGTTCCTCCTAAAGCCCAAGCTCGTTCTGTATTAGAGAAGCTAAGGGTGGAGAAAGTTGGAACGGTGAATGTGATTAAGCATAATCGGCTGCGTCAAGCGAACATAGGCGCTGGAAATGCTGTGGAGAAATTGATCATAGGGGATCACGCAGAGGCTCTCCTTGAGGTGCTTTCCCGTCGAGATGATGGGGGCCTACTTAATAGCGAAACGCAGCGTGAATACCGCAGACAAGTAGCCGCTTGGAGGAACCGGATATGA